The window CTGCAAGACCGCCGACAGAGAGCATTTTTTCGGTCTGCACCATCATTTCCTCAATGCGGAAGCGGTCGGTCACATCATCAAGACGGACAACCGCAGAAAATTCACCGCGGGTCACGACAGGGTAAATGATGATGTCAAAATATCTGGTCCGCTCGCCTTCGGTAACGGGCTCCTTCTCCATGGCAATGTTGGTGCCGGTGGCAATGGATTCCTTGATGTGCGTAAGCAGCATCTTGTATCCGGGCAGCACCTCGGCGAAGGAACGGGAATAGGCTTCCGCCGCCAGAATGCCGGTGGCCTCTTCGGCGGTTTTGTTCCACTGGGTGATACGGGCATCCTTGTCCACGCTCACGATGATGGAGGGCATGGAGTTGAGGATGTTGTCGAGGGTGTTCTTGGTTTCCCAGAGCTCCCGCTCAGCCAGCTTACGCTGCGTGATGTCAGTATGGGTACCGGCCATTCGGTAGGGCTCACCGGAGTCATCCCGAACGCAAATGCCGCGGCCCAGAATCCAGCGATATTCGCCGTCCTTGTGGCGCAGGCGGTATTCAACCTCAAACTGGTCCGTAACGCCGGAAAGATAGTCCTCGTGCGCTCGCAGCACCCTGTCGAGGTCGGCGGGATGCATGCGGCCTTGCCATTCATCCAGATCGTTGACGATTTCGTTGTCCTGATACCCGATGATGGATTTCCATCTTGGGGAGAAATAGACCTCGTCGGTATTCAGATCCCAGTCCCAGATGCCGTCGTTGGTCGCTGTAACAACCAGAGAATAACGCTCTTCACTCAGGCGCAGGGCAGCCTCTACCCGTTCACGCTCCCGGATCTGCCCCTGAAGCTGCCGGTTGATTTCCACCAGCTGCTTTTCGCGCGCCGCCACTTCCTTGGCCATGACGGAAAAATTCTCCGCAATCATGCCCAGTTCGGCATTCTGGATCACACTGAAATCAAAGCTGAAGTCGCCTCTGGCAACCTGATTCACACCTTCAAGCAGCACTTCCAGCGGACGCCGGAGATAGATGCGCAACAGAATGCCTGTTGCCACCAGAATAACGCAGAGCACGCCGCCAAGGGCGAGCATGTTCGTGGTGACCAGACGGCCGAGATCACGCTTGTATTCAGAAAGAGAAAGCACCACCGTGGCATGCCCGATAATCTCGCCCTCGTACATGACGTCGCGTTCACGGAATACACGCGCGTCCGGGTCATCCTTCTTCACGGAAGAAAAAAGCACCTTGCCGAGTGGGTCGAGAATACGCACTTCGTTCACCAGGTCATACTGGGCGAACACGGTGCCGATCTGATCTATGGTACGGGTATCGAAATTCCAGATGGGAACGGAAAGGATGTCGGAAAGACGTGTGATGTATTCATCAGCCTTTCCTTCAACTTCATTAAGCATTTCCTGCGAGTTGCGCATGTATTGCCACGAAAGTGTCGAGGCAACAACGAGCAGGATCATGACCATGAGGCTGACGGTCAGGTCTCGCGAAATGGATTTACCTTTGAAGATACTCACGGGAGAGTATGCACTTTTGGAAATAGCCTTTTCCTGCATCGTCCATCCGTTCTGATATAAAACCACACCAAGCGGAGACTCTTCCAATTCCGCGTTGCCTTCCCCAAGTATGCTGTTGATACCATACAATTGTATAGACTTAAATACTTCAACAGTATTTTTTCCCCGTACGCCGCTGCGTACCTGCTCCCCCCCTAATATGCTCTCCCCGACAGGAGTTTCCTTTTCCCTCAAGCCGCAACACTTGACTCCGCTGCTGTTCTGGGCAAAAAAACGGGGTTCTTACGCGCACAACGCGCGTGCCATCCTTTCTCTAACAAGCTGCGTTCCGGCAGCCAGATATACTCGGGAGCACGTATGGGCTTTTTCTCCAAGATCAAGCGGTTATGGTCCGGCGGCAAGGAAGAACCGGTTGCAACCATTCCGGCGGAAACGCCGGAACAACAGGCTGAGCAAGCCCCGTCTCAGGAGCCTGAACAACCGGCGTCTCAACCTGTCGCACCTGCCGAACCTGTGGCGCAGGCCCCCGAGCAACCAGAAACTCCCGTTGCCGCCGAGCCCAAGCCCGCCCAGGTCGAACAGCCTGCTGAGCAGGTTGCCGCCCCGGCTGCTGCAGCTTCCGCAGGCGAAGACAAGCCCCAATGGCAGAAAGATCTGACCGTTGCCCTGCGCAGCGCGGAACCCCGTCTTTCCGTGTGGCTGGAGCACGTGCTCAAGGGTGTTGAAAAAGCCGACGACTCCCTCTGGGAACGCCTGCGCTTCTTCTTCTCCGCGCTGGACGCTCCTGCAGACGAAGCAGAAAAGTTCATAAGCGCCTTCATGCGCTGGCTGGACAACATGGAGTACGAATACGTCAACGACTTCCGCTCCGAACTCCAGTACCGCCTTGCGCTTGCTCTGGAGCTGGAAGACGAGGAAGACGAACGCTCCCGCCTGTTCCTCAAGCTTTCCGAAGGCCTTTCCAAAACCAAGGAACAGATCACCAAGCAGATCGACGGCCTGCTGTCCTCGCACAGCACCATCAATGAACAGTTCTGGGAAGAGCTGGAAGAAATTCTCATCATGGCCGACGTGGGCTTCGAGCCCACCGTGAAACTGGTGAACCGCCTGCGCGAACGCGTGCGCAAATCCGGCTCCAACGATCCCGAACAGTTCAAGTCGCTCATGCGTGAAGAGCTGGAAGACATCTTCAAGATGCCGCCCCGCATCAAGGCCGTGAACCTGCCCGAAGTGGTGCTCATGGTCGGCGTGAACGGCGTGGGCAAGACCACGACCATTGCCAAGCTGGCCTACCGCGCCCAGATGCAGGGCAAGAAGGTGCTCATTGCCGCTGGCGACACCTTCCGCGCCGCCGCCATTGAGCAGTTGCAGGTGTGGGCCACCCGCGTGGGCGCCGGTTTCTATGCCAAGGCTCCCAACTCCGACCCCGCCGCCGTGGCCTATGAAGCCGTGGAACTGGCCGTGAAAGAAGGCTACGACATCCTCTTCGTGGATACTGCGGGCCGCCTGCAGACCAAGGTGGACCTGATGGCCGAACTGCAGAAGATTCGCAATGTGCTCGGCAAGAAGCACGAAGGCGCTCCGCACCGCACCATTCTGACCATCGACGCCACCACCGGCCAGAACGCCCTGTCGCAGACCAAGATCTTCAACGAAGCCTGCAAGCTGGATGAGATCATCCTCACCAAGCTGGACGGCACCGCCAAGGGCGGTATCGTGGTTGCCGTGGCCATGGAGTTCGGCATTCCCATCTCCTACATCGGACTCGGCGAAAAAATGGAAGACCTTCGCCCCTTCAACGGCACGGACTTCGCTTCCGCCCTGCTCGGCAGCTAAGGCTGCGTTACTCTGGAAACACGAAAGCCGCGTCATCCCGACGCGGCTTTTTTCTTTCATGAAGATACGGCCAACGCTGCTACCGGGCCAGATACAGCGCCCACAGCACTGCGGGCACTGCGATATCCGCAAAAAACACCGGTCCCGCATTACCGGGCTGGGTGTTGCCCCGCGACTTGATGTCCGCTGTATGCACAAGGAAGGCCCCTCCCAGAAAAACTGTGGCGAACACGATGGTCGCCAGCCAGAAGCCATCCCTCAACGGGCTGTCACGAAGCTGAAAACTCAGGAGACCGCACGCGGCTAGAGCCAGATTAGCGAAGGCAATCTCCTTCTGAAAGGGATTGCCTGCAGGCCAGCCGATATATCCGGCGACCTCATCGGACTTGAAATAGTGCCCCATGAAGGACCAAAGAGCCCCCAGCCCCACCTTGACACCCAGCAGCCACGCCAGCAGCGTGGCAACGACTGGTACGTCCGAAGACAGTATATGGACCACGGCCCCCAGAACCGCCGCGACAGCCAGATAGATGACGTACATTGACCAACCTCTTTGCCGTTTTGTTATGACTCCTGTGGACCATTATTCATTAAATGGGGGGGGAACTACCCCTTCTCCACAAAGGCAAGATTCCAAACCAGCAATTCCCACTGAGCCAAGGAAAGCCCCAGCCTATCTGCTACTCTTTTGCAACCTGAAATCACTTCCATATATTTATCTGGATGATCAACCTTGCTCCACGCAACATCTTTCACGCCTGAGTATTCAACTATCAAGCGATCAACCGGCAAGTGAATAGGCTCTTCTATCGTCTCACTCAGCCAAAGAAACTTCAAGCCGACATTGAAAATCTTCTGTGCAATCCCAAATGTTATACTACCATCGATCATACCTGAATGACTCTGCAGAGCTCTTTGCAACAATAAAATTCGATCGATATGCTCTTTATGGCAACCCTTTGGCCCCTCATAAGCGATAAAATGACTTCGAATAATCTCACAGACATCTTCTTTAGTCTGATTGTATTCTTTTGTGCTTAGATCTTTTTCATATCTTGGCCTATGGACCATGGACGCCCACCATCCATTTCGAGCAGCAATCACATAGGGATCGTTTACACTGCTATCCTCGGAAGCTTTCCATTCATTTTCCGATCCCATAAATCGCATAGCAAAATAGTCATAGTTTAGTAATATATTACTGCTCCCCAAGTACTTAACAGGCAATGCTCTTTTCTGAGTCATAGCGCCCTCCTTTCATCCCATATATTGAATGGAGGATACTTATACACAGATACAAACAAACACAATAATCATCTGTCATCCCTTAACCTTCACAAAACTCCCGTTCCGATACTCCTCAAAGGCAAGGCGGATCTCCTCGTCCGTATTCATGACAATGGGACCGCGCCACGCAACCGGTTCCTTGAGCGGCGCACCGGAGATGAGAAGAAAGCGGAGATCTTCGCTGCCGGCATCCAGACTGATGGAATCGCCATCGCCAAACAGCACCAGCATACGATCCTTCACCAGCAAGGAAGGTGCGCCAGTTTCCCCGCCCAACACCACTCCGCTGCCCCCGATGACATAGACAAATACGGTGTGCCCGCGCACAGTACGGTGTTCGTAGTTCACGCCCGCAGGCACGGTTACATCCAGATATTCCGGCGCAATGACAACATCGCGCACAGGCCCCGTCACCGTTCCCACATGAGCACGCGCATCGTGCACGCTGCCTGCGATGACCTTGACGCGGACACCGTCCGGAAGTTCTGCTACGGGAATCTCCGCCGCCTGCACGCCGCGGTAACGCGGGTCCATCATCTTGTCCCGCGCAGGCAGATTCGCCCACAACTGGAAACCGTGCATACAGCCCTGCGCATCGCCCTTGGGCATTTCCTGATGCACAATTCCGCTGCCCGCCGTCATCCACTGCACATCGCCGGAGGAGATGACGCCTGCATTACCAAGACTGTCACCATGCTCCACATCCCCCTTCAGCACGTACGTAATGGTCTCGATG is drawn from Desulfovibrio mangrovi and contains these coding sequences:
- a CDS encoding PAS domain-containing protein, which produces MSIFKGKSISRDLTVSLMVMILLVVASTLSWQYMRNSQEMLNEVEGKADEYITRLSDILSVPIWNFDTRTIDQIGTVFAQYDLVNEVRILDPLGKVLFSSVKKDDPDARVFRERDVMYEGEIIGHATVVLSLSEYKRDLGRLVTTNMLALGGVLCVILVATGILLRIYLRRPLEVLLEGVNQVARGDFSFDFSVIQNAELGMIAENFSVMAKEVAAREKQLVEINRQLQGQIRERERVEAALRLSEERYSLVVTATNDGIWDWDLNTDEVYFSPRWKSIIGYQDNEIVNDLDEWQGRMHPADLDRVLRAHEDYLSGVTDQFEVEYRLRHKDGEYRWILGRGICVRDDSGEPYRMAGTHTDITQRKLAERELWETKNTLDNILNSMPSIIVSVDKDARITQWNKTAEEATGILAAEAYSRSFAEVLPGYKMLLTHIKESIATGTNIAMEKEPVTEGERTRYFDIIIYPVVTRGEFSAVVRLDDVTDRFRIEEMMVQTEKMLSVGGLAAGMAHEINNPLGGILQGAQNIRRRVSLDFPANHKAAEEAGCSLESIRTYLENRGIIRFLDGINESGRRAANIVSNMLEFSRRSEARRTSVHLGELIDKTIDLAANDYDLKKKYDFRHIDIVRNYEPSLPQVVCSPQEIEQVLLNLLKNAAQAMAERGEREDPPQIVISTSYERGRARIDVADNGPGMDEETRKRVFEPFFTTKAVGEGTGLGLSVSYFIITTNHDGQFTVDAEVGRGTTFTIQLPLESK
- the ftsY gene encoding signal recognition particle-docking protein FtsY, yielding MGFFSKIKRLWSGGKEEPVATIPAETPEQQAEQAPSQEPEQPASQPVAPAEPVAQAPEQPETPVAAEPKPAQVEQPAEQVAAPAAAASAGEDKPQWQKDLTVALRSAEPRLSVWLEHVLKGVEKADDSLWERLRFFFSALDAPADEAEKFISAFMRWLDNMEYEYVNDFRSELQYRLALALELEDEEDERSRLFLKLSEGLSKTKEQITKQIDGLLSSHSTINEQFWEELEEILIMADVGFEPTVKLVNRLRERVRKSGSNDPEQFKSLMREELEDIFKMPPRIKAVNLPEVVLMVGVNGVGKTTTIAKLAYRAQMQGKKVLIAAGDTFRAAAIEQLQVWATRVGAGFYAKAPNSDPAAVAYEAVELAVKEGYDILFVDTAGRLQTKVDLMAELQKIRNVLGKKHEGAPHRTILTIDATTGQNALSQTKIFNEACKLDEIILTKLDGTAKGGIVVAVAMEFGIPISYIGLGEKMEDLRPFNGTDFASALLGS
- a CDS encoding DUF6790 family protein, giving the protein MYVIYLAVAAVLGAVVHILSSDVPVVATLLAWLLGVKVGLGALWSFMGHYFKSDEVAGYIGWPAGNPFQKEIAFANLALAACGLLSFQLRDSPLRDGFWLATIVFATVFLGGAFLVHTADIKSRGNTQPGNAGPVFFADIAVPAVLWALYLAR
- a CDS encoding pirin family protein produces the protein MRRSIQHVFQGEPVTEGAGVRLRRVFGYYEVPMFDPFLLLDDFRSDSPEDFVQGFPWHPHRGIETITYVLKGDVEHGDSLGNAGVISSGDVQWMTAGSGIVHQEMPKGDAQGCMHGFQLWANLPARDKMMDPRYRGVQAAEIPVAELPDGVRVKVIAGSVHDARAHVGTVTGPVRDVVIAPEYLDVTVPAGVNYEHRTVRGHTVFVYVIGGSGVVLGGETGAPSLLVKDRMLVLFGDGDSISLDAGSEDLRFLLISGAPLKEPVAWRGPIVMNTDEEIRLAFEEYRNGSFVKVKG